The Streptomyces sp. P9-A4 genome contains a region encoding:
- a CDS encoding GNAT family N-acetyltransferase, whose product MNPRIDENRSHPRLPDLLAAYHLVNQAEKGTAVATVAALPAVYRAEAEDPAAAFAADTVLLATPPGGDEPVGCVVLKATREGRAPEIKRLWVMPEARRKGLAKALMAEALRRAAASGAPAVRLTVWSWRDEPLALYRGLGFATVDPWDDRPDLLCLEKPLDAVERLSPEAVRAHAADGLAALLVDAVDGGASVGFPAPLDPAEAAAWWAGVADEAQAGVREVWAARGPDGRLTGVVTLVRVGAANGGHRGEIARLLVHRSARGRGLGYRLLATAEAHAAATGLTLLVLDTQTDSPAERLYRGAGWTAAGTIPDFAADPSGVLRPTTLYYKRLG is encoded by the coding sequence GTGAACCCACGCATCGACGAGAACCGCTCCCACCCCCGCCTTCCCGACCTGCTCGCCGCGTACCACCTGGTCAACCAGGCCGAGAAGGGGACGGCCGTGGCGACGGTCGCCGCACTCCCGGCCGTATACCGGGCCGAGGCCGAGGATCCGGCCGCCGCCTTCGCCGCCGACACCGTCCTGCTCGCCACCCCGCCCGGCGGGGACGAGCCCGTCGGCTGCGTGGTCCTCAAGGCCACCCGCGAGGGCCGCGCCCCCGAGATCAAGCGGCTCTGGGTGATGCCCGAGGCCCGCCGGAAGGGCCTCGCCAAGGCGCTCATGGCCGAGGCCCTGCGCCGGGCCGCCGCCTCCGGGGCGCCCGCCGTGCGCCTCACGGTCTGGTCCTGGCGGGACGAGCCGCTCGCCCTCTACCGCGGCCTCGGCTTCGCCACCGTGGATCCCTGGGACGACCGGCCGGACCTCCTCTGTCTGGAGAAGCCGCTCGACGCCGTCGAGCGGCTGTCCCCCGAGGCGGTACGGGCGCACGCGGCCGACGGTCTCGCCGCGCTCCTCGTGGACGCCGTGGACGGCGGCGCCTCCGTGGGCTTCCCTGCGCCCCTGGACCCGGCCGAGGCGGCCGCCTGGTGGGCGGGCGTCGCCGACGAGGCCCAGGCGGGTGTCCGGGAGGTCTGGGCGGCCCGCGGCCCGGACGGGCGCCTGACCGGTGTCGTCACCCTCGTCCGTGTGGGCGCGGCCAACGGCGGGCACCGGGGCGAGATCGCCCGCCTCCTGGTGCACCGCTCGGCCCGGGGCCGCGGCCTCGGGTACCGGCTGCTCGCCACCGCAGAGGCCCACGCCGCCGCCACCGGCCTCACCCTGCTCGTCCTGGACACCCAGACCGACAGCCCGGCCGAGCGCCTCTACCGGGGCGCGGGCTGGACGGCCGCCGGCACGATCCCGGACTTCGCCGCCGACCCGTCGGGCGTCCTGCGCCCGACCACGCTCTACTACAAGCGGCTCGGCTAG
- a CDS encoding glycerate kinase yields the protein MTDGAATQVAHVLVAADKFKGSLTAVQVAERVTAGLRRVVPELTVETLPVADGGDGTVAAAVAAGFERHEVRVTGPVGEPVTAAFALRGTTAVVEMAEASGLQLLPAGLFAPLTATTYGSGELLRAALDAGATTVVFGVGGSATTDGGAGMLAALGARLLDADGQPVGPGGAALAGLATADLSGLDPRFETVDLILASDVDNPLTGPKGAPAVYGPQKGATPDDVRTLDTALAHFATVLEKAIGPKAAEAALAPGAGGAGGIGYGALILGASFRPGIELMLDVLGFAPALERATLVITGEGSLDEQTLHGKAPAGVAAAARAAGKEVVAVCGRLALPPEALGTAGIRRAYALTDLEPDTAKCIANAGPLLEDTAARIARDFLE from the coding sequence GTGACGGACGGAGCAGCAACTCAGGTCGCTCACGTGCTGGTGGCGGCCGACAAGTTCAAGGGCTCGCTCACGGCCGTGCAGGTCGCGGAGCGGGTCACAGCAGGACTGCGACGGGTCGTCCCGGAGCTGACGGTGGAGACCCTGCCCGTCGCCGACGGCGGCGACGGCACCGTCGCGGCGGCCGTCGCGGCCGGATTCGAACGGCACGAGGTGCGGGTGACGGGGCCGGTCGGCGAACCGGTCACCGCGGCGTTCGCGCTGCGCGGCACCACCGCCGTCGTCGAGATGGCGGAGGCCTCGGGCCTCCAGCTCCTCCCGGCCGGTCTGTTCGCCCCGCTCACAGCCACCACGTACGGCTCCGGTGAGCTGCTCCGCGCGGCCCTGGACGCCGGTGCGACCACCGTCGTCTTCGGCGTCGGCGGCAGCGCCACCACCGACGGCGGCGCCGGCATGCTCGCCGCGCTCGGCGCGCGTCTCCTCGACGCGGACGGTCAGCCCGTGGGCCCCGGCGGCGCGGCCCTCGCCGGTCTCGCCACCGCCGACCTCAGCGGTCTCGACCCCCGCTTCGAGACGGTCGACCTGATCCTCGCCAGCGACGTCGACAACCCGCTGACCGGCCCCAAGGGCGCCCCCGCCGTCTACGGACCGCAGAAGGGCGCCACCCCGGACGACGTCCGCACGCTGGACACGGCCCTCGCCCACTTCGCCACCGTCCTGGAGAAGGCGATCGGCCCCAAGGCGGCCGAGGCGGCCCTCGCCCCGGGCGCGGGCGGCGCGGGCGGCATCGGCTACGGCGCGCTCATCCTCGGCGCGAGCTTCCGACCCGGCATCGAACTGATGCTGGACGTCCTCGGCTTCGCCCCCGCCCTTGAGCGCGCGACGCTCGTCATCACCGGCGAGGGCTCGCTCGACGAGCAGACCCTGCACGGCAAGGCCCCGGCGGGCGTCGCCGCGGCGGCCCGCGCCGCCGGCAAGGAGGTCGTCGCGGTCTGCGGCCGTCTGGCCCTCCCGCCGGAGGCCCTGGGAACCGCCGGCATCCGCCGCGCGTACGCCCTCACGGACCTGGAACCGGACACGGCGAAGTGCATCGCGAACGCGGGCCCGCTCCTGGAGGACACGGCGGCCCGAATCGCCCGGGACTTCCTGGAGTAG
- a CDS encoding BCCT family transporter translates to MSTEPMERGQMDPPDQHAPDGKVIGIGVAAVVAVVAWAALGEDSFDSASSTALRWVLANFAWLFVVAADTFLVLCVAIALSRFGRIRLGPDDSEPEFTNLAWIAMMFSAGMGIGLMFYGVGEPLQHYLSPPPASGAPARTGAAALTAMEYSFFHWTLTPWAIYGIAGLALAYAGFRKGRGNRLSAAFVPLMGVRRAESWPGKAIDLLAVFATVFGTATSLGLGTLQVAEGLNLTMSVENSTATQLIIIVALSAAFVLSAFSGLHKGVKWLSTINIVLAACLMLFVFLLGPTVYILDTIPASVGGYLDQLLPMASRTGAFTDRAWLGTWTIFYWAWWLSWAPFVGTFIARISRGRTIREFLMGVLLVPSGATVIWFCVMGGTAIRLESTGAADLATAVKDGAEASLFAMLEALPIGTVTSVIAMLLVMTYFVTSADSASLVMGSLTSRGSLHPPTWLVVTWGVLMAAVAAVLLVVGGLSSLQTATILVALPFVLVMLVLCFALLKELREDPGAGPARHHALHGLGDAVRALVGEAMTEQGGDRHRRLRRAAKSNTDIESPEHEG, encoded by the coding sequence ATGAGTACGGAACCGATGGAACGGGGCCAGATGGACCCGCCCGACCAGCACGCGCCCGACGGCAAGGTCATCGGGATCGGAGTGGCTGCCGTCGTCGCCGTCGTCGCCTGGGCCGCCCTGGGCGAGGATTCCTTCGACAGCGCCTCGTCCACGGCCCTGCGGTGGGTCCTGGCCAACTTCGCGTGGCTGTTCGTCGTCGCCGCCGACACCTTCCTGGTGCTGTGCGTGGCGATCGCGCTGAGCCGGTTCGGCCGGATCAGGCTGGGTCCGGACGACTCGGAGCCCGAGTTCACCAATCTGGCGTGGATCGCGATGATGTTCAGCGCCGGCATGGGCATCGGTCTGATGTTCTACGGGGTCGGGGAGCCGCTCCAGCACTATCTGAGCCCTCCCCCGGCCAGCGGCGCCCCGGCGCGTACCGGTGCGGCCGCCCTGACGGCGATGGAGTACTCGTTCTTCCACTGGACGCTGACCCCGTGGGCGATCTACGGCATCGCCGGGCTCGCGCTCGCGTACGCGGGCTTCCGCAAGGGCCGCGGCAACCGGCTGAGCGCGGCGTTCGTGCCGTTGATGGGGGTCCGGCGGGCGGAGTCCTGGCCGGGCAAGGCGATCGACCTGCTCGCGGTGTTCGCGACGGTCTTCGGCACGGCGACGAGTCTGGGGCTCGGCACGCTCCAGGTCGCCGAGGGCCTGAACCTGACGATGAGCGTGGAGAACTCGACCGCCACCCAGCTGATCATCATCGTGGCGCTGTCGGCGGCCTTCGTCCTCTCGGCGTTCTCCGGGCTCCACAAGGGCGTGAAGTGGCTCTCCACGATCAACATCGTGCTCGCGGCCTGTCTGATGCTGTTCGTGTTCCTGCTCGGCCCGACCGTCTACATCCTGGACACCATCCCCGCCTCCGTCGGAGGCTATCTGGACCAGCTGCTCCCGATGGCGAGCCGCACCGGCGCCTTCACCGACCGTGCCTGGCTGGGCACGTGGACGATCTTCTACTGGGCGTGGTGGCTGTCCTGGGCGCCGTTCGTCGGCACCTTCATCGCCCGGATCTCGCGCGGCCGGACCATCCGGGAGTTCCTGATGGGCGTGCTGCTCGTGCCGTCCGGGGCGACGGTGATCTGGTTCTGCGTGATGGGCGGCACGGCGATCCGGCTGGAGTCCACGGGCGCGGCGGACCTGGCGACGGCGGTCAAGGACGGGGCGGAGGCGTCGCTGTTCGCGATGCTGGAGGCGCTGCCGATCGGCACGGTCACCTCGGTCATCGCGATGCTGCTCGTCATGACGTACTTCGTCACGAGCGCGGACTCGGCCTCGCTGGTCATGGGTTCGCTGACGAGCCGCGGCTCGCTGCACCCGCCGACCTGGCTGGTGGTGACCTGGGGCGTCCTGATGGCCGCGGTGGCGGCGGTGCTGCTGGTGGTGGGCGGGCTGAGCTCGCTCCAGACGGCGACGATCCTGGTGGCGCTGCCGTTCGTCCTGGTGATGCTGGTGCTGTGCTTCGCCCTCCTGAAGGAGCTGCGGGAGGACCCGGGCGCGGGCCCGGCCCGGCACCACGCGCTGCACGGCCTCGGGGACGCGGTGCGGGCGCTGGTCGGGGAGGCGATGACGGAGCAGGGCGGCGACCGCCACCGGCGGCTGCGCCGGGCGGCGAAGTCGAACACGGACATCGAGTCGCCGGAGCACGAGGGCTGA